Proteins encoded in a region of the Uloborus diversus isolate 005 chromosome 1, Udiv.v.3.1, whole genome shotgun sequence genome:
- the LOC129234261 gene encoding uncharacterized protein LOC129234261 produces MNNLLNLQPVKNSSNFSGLRELHDQCDVNIRSLQNLGVTSGSYGHLLNPILMKLLPQDMMLDFHRKCKPKRGKDVSELLIFLRNEIKCREVISAVYNSCSSSKVCSDSRAKPNNGQKQNPRFGKGNISTMTLNTSQNVLADKLFWIFCKSHNNHFSNNCDVVTDNVKKQILKKEYCCYKCFRKNHLSAECRSKIDKCNFCNEFSHNKLFCKLSQTSSNNSNTNTLVSLTQSETSNEFKATLLQICIVAISANSGKELVCCFIDPGSERTFLTRKLVNSLKLKPIRKEKLMIYFGQHKPQEIIYDVVSVKLRSIFNSSSLKIEALVTDVITCAKLKQAPRDLHRLLCSQGYKLCDPKRKDETGILLGSYYAWQTMRGEVKQLPGGLFISETIFGHTVQGPLESENFNSTAGVHFMSTADAELNNEINKFWSLESLGIIANEVNNSDLAIVKDFEDNLKFVDGRYETKLLWKPHELPLSNNFKIAEYRFENLKPKLYKNEWLLENYNAIMLEQLRDGVIESCKSETRETKSYYMPHRPEVRKEKSTTKVRIVYDASSKSINCNSLNECLDSGPNLNPTILDVILKFRKNKIGFSADIEKAFLQIKIAEEDRDYLTFLYFENCDSSKETKSYGMTRVPFGVTSSPFILASAIKYHIKKYEKSNYETYNMLNTSLYVDDLFFGSETVESAVKLSTEAVPILKEAGLELMPLLDMLQKPLKCSKRVVLQTAAKCFDPAGFISPFLIRIKCIVQELWEMGLDWDETFNAEMRKK; encoded by the exons ATGAATAATCTATTAAACCTTCAACCcgttaaaaattcttcaaattttagcGGTCTACGGGAATTGCACGACCAGTGCGACGTTAACATTAGAAGTTTGCAAAATCTTGGAGTTACATCTGGTTCATACGGTCATTTATTGAATCCAATTCTTATGAAATTACTACCTCAAGATATGATGTTAGATTTTCATCGTAAGTGTAAACCCAAAAGAGGTAAGGACGTTTCtgaattgcttatttttttgagaaatgaaattaaGTGTCGTGAAGTTATATCGGCTGTTTATAACTCTTGTAGTTCCAGTAAAGTATGCAGTGACTCTAGGGCTAAACCTAATAATGGTCAAAAACAGAATCCACGATTTGGAAAGGGAAACATTTCAACAATGACTTTAAATACATCTCAAAATGTACTAGCAGACAAATTGTTTTGGATATTTTGTAAATCtcataataatcatttttctaaTAATTGTGACGTAGTAACAGATAATGttaaaaaacaaatacttaaGAAAGAATATTGTTGTTATAAATGTTTTCGTAAAAACCATCTTTCTGCTGAATGCAGAAGTAAAATTGATAAATGTAACTTTTGTAATGAATTTAGTCATAACAAATTGTTTTGCAAATTAAGTCAAACTTCTAGTAATAATTCTAATACAAATACTCTAGTGTCTCTAACGCAATCTGAAACATCTAACGAATTTAAAGCGACACTTTTGCAAATTTGCATTGTTGCTATATCAGCAAATAGCGGTAAGGAGCTAGTATGCTGTTTTATTGACCCTGGAAGTGAAAGGACATTTTTAACGAGAAAACTTGTAaactctttaaaattaaaaccaattaGGAAAGAAAAACTAATGATCTATTTTGGTCAGCATAAACCCCAAGAAATTATTTATGATGTTGTGTCAGTGAAGTTACGCAGCATATTTAATTCTAGCTCCCTGAAAATTGAAGCTTTAGTTACAGATGTTATCACTTGCGCAAAATTGAAACAAGCTCCTCGCGACCTTCACAGACTTCTTTGCTCACAAGGGTACAAATTGTGTGATCCTAAAAGGAAAGATGAAACAGGAATCCTGTTAGGCTCTTATTATGCTTGGCAAACCATGAGGGGTGAAGTTAAACAATTACCGGGTGGGTTGTTTATTAGTGAAACTATATTCGGACATACTGTTCAGGGCCCATTGGAATCGGAAAACTTTAACTCAACAGCGGGAGTGCATTTTATGAGCACAGCTGATGCAGaattaaacaatgaaataaataaattttggagTTTGGAATCGCTAGGCATAATAGCTAACGAGGTAAATAATTCAGATTTGGCTATCGTGAAAGATTTCGAAGATAACCTAAAATTTGTCGATGGTAGGTATGAAACGAAACTTTTGTGGAAACCCCATGAACTTCCGTTAAGCAATAACTTTAAGATTGCAGAGTACCGTTTCGaaaatttaaaacctaaattaTATAAAAACGAATGGTTGCTGGAAAATTACAATGCTATTATGCTAGAACAGTTAAGAGACGGTGTAATTGAATCATGTAAAAGTGAAACGCGTGAAACGAAAAGTTATTATATGCCGCACAGACCTgaagtaagaaaagaaaaatcaacgaCAAAGGTTAGGATTGTTTATGATGCCTCATCAAAATCAATTAATTGTAACTCTCTTAATGAATGTCTTGATTCAGGACCGAATTTAAATCCAACCATTTTAGACGTCatattaaaatttcgaaaaaataaaataggattttccgcTGATATCGAAAAAGCTTTTCTCCAAATTAAAATTGCAGAAGAAGATAGGGATTACTTGACattcttatattttgaaaattgcgaCAGTAGCAAAGAAACCAAATCTTATGGAATGACTCGTGTCCCCTTTGGTGTGACGAGTAGCCCCTTTATTTTAGCTTCCGCTATTAAGTATCAcattaaaaaatacgaaaaaagtaATTATGAAACATACAACATGCTTAACACTTCACTTTACGTGgatgatttattttttggttCTGAGACTGTTGAATCTGCTGTTAAATTGTCCACTGAAGCTGTTCCGATCTTGAAAGAAGCGG GACTGGAGCTAATGCCTCTATTAGACATGTTACAAAAACCCTTAAAATGTAGCAAAAGAGTTGTGTTACAGACAGCGGCTAAATGCTTTGATCCTGCTGGATTTATTTCTCCTTTCCTAATTCGAATCAAGTGTATTGTACAAGAACTGTGGGAAATGGGACTTGATTGGGACGAAACGTTCAATGCAGAAATGAGAAAGAAGTGA
- the LOC129234258 gene encoding uncharacterized protein LOC129234258, with product MKLKSVSVIKDDYLTCEELKKASDVIIRIIQEEEFSEEIKCLKQGNPITSNSKISSLNPFIDKSGILRVGGRLRNAEIAELQKYPILLPKGNFITNLIIKYYHEKHLHGGVQLLLFVLRQEFWIINSRIEIKKCVWKCVKGRFRAKTQSQLMGDLPTNRVIPSRIFSGTGADFTGPFLVKIKKGRGVRPTKCYVCIFICLATKAVHLELVGDLSSESFIAALKRFTARRGKPEEISTDCGTNFVGADRILMKEIPILNSSPEFRNWILAENIKWNFNPPSAPHHGGLWEAAVKSILKYHLRRMIGCQILTYEEFLTLITQVEGCLNSRPITPISNDPNELGALTPGYFLIGAPLIVVPERDLTSKKVTPLQRWFVNAANITGILETFVK from the coding sequence ATGAAATTGAAATCGGTTTCTGTCATAAAAGATGATTATTTGACGTGTGAAGAATTGAAAAAGGCATCGGATGTAATTATAAGAATTATTCAGGAAgaagaattttcggaagaaataaaatgcttgaaacaaGGAAACCCAATTACTTCTAATAGTAAAATTAGTTCACTTAATCCATTCATAGATAAAAGTGGAATACTACGAGTCGGGGGAAGATTGAGAAATGCAGAAATAgctgaattacaaaaatatcCTATTCTTCTACCGAAAGGAAATTTTATCACTAATTTGATAATCAAGTATTATCACGAAAAACATCTTCATGGCGGAGTCCAATTGCTGTTATTCGTATTAAGACAAGAATTTTGGATCATCAATTctagaattgaaattaaaaaatgcgtTTGGAAATGTGTGAAAGGTCGTTTCAGGGCAAAGACGCAATCGCAACTAATGGGTGATCTACCTACCAACAGAGTTATTCCAAGTAGAATTTTTTCTGGAACTGGAGCTGATTTCACTGGACCATTccttgtgaaaataaagaaaggaagagGAGTTAGACCAACTAAATGTtatgtttgcatttttatttgcttagcTACTAAAGCTGTACACTTGGAATTAGTGGGAGATCTGTCCAGCGAATCGTTTATTGCGGCTTTGAAAAGATTTACAGCAAGAAGGGGAAAACCCGAAGAAATAAGTACGGACTGCGGTACCAATTTTGTTGGTGCTGATAGAATTTTGATGAAAGAAATTCCTATTCTAAATTCAAGTCCAGAATTCCGTAATTGGATTTTGGCGGAAAATATAAAGTGGAATTTCAACCCCCCATCAGCACCACATCATGGAGGACTCTGGGAAGCGGCCGTTAAGTCCATTCTGAAATATCACTTACGCCGGATGATCGGTTGTCAAATCCTTACGTATGAGGAATTCCTCACGCTGATCACTCAAGTTGAAGGATGTTTAAATTCAAGACCGATTACCCCAATTTCTAATGATCCTAATGAGTTGGGCGCCCTCACACCGGGATATTTTCTTATTGGGGCTCCTTTGATAGTAGTACCAGAACGGGACTTGACTTCGAAAAAAGTAACCCCTCTGCAAAGGTGGTTTGTTAACGCAGCAAATATTACAGGAATTTTGGAAACGTTTGTCAAGTGA